GGCTATGGAAGGCCTGTCATAATTATTTATACTATATGAGTCTAAATAATCCCTTTCACTTATGTTATGTGTTTCTTTCATTATAAGGACCTCCTAAATTTAAGTACAATGTTTTATCTTTTGTTTTAGAAACTACCTGAATTGGCATCTAATCTATTTCGTATATCAGCAAGAGTGTATTCTTTAATCAGACACCGTCTTTAAATACAGGCTCTAAAACATAATAAGCTTATCTTCACCTATTAGCCTAGACATTCGAGGTGTAAAATATGAAACTATTTTGGTAAGCCCTTTTGGGTACTGTTCACTATGAACAGTTTTATAAAAATCACATAATAGTAGCGGTATTGTATTCATATAATTTCCCCTTTGCAATAAATAGCATAATCCATAATTAGTTATAATTGAATTACACTAATTAAACTGTGATTACCGGTAAACAGACTCTTTGTAGTATATATTCTACTGACTAATCCGCTTTCAATTAAGTTGCCTTCTAAAATACTGTTTTCCACATGACTGGCAAAGGCATAGATATTTTTTGCGCCTAACTTTTTTAGGGCCAGTGCCGAATAATACATGGATCCTCCGTAGGAGATGATATCATCTATCATTAAAATATTACGATCTGCAATAATATTGGAGTTATCGATAATATCAAGTCCTGTAATCTCACCATTATCCCAATTATGTTTTTTATTACCAAAGCAATAAGGCAGGGGTATAATTTCGCTATATTTCTTAGCAGCATTAGAATCAGGATAATAAAGCAAAGCTGCCTGTCCTTCCATATCCAAAATAAGATCCATAGTATGCTTAATATAGGGTAGGGGACTAAGGATATGGATATTATTGATTAGTGCTATACTGACGCTAGAGTGAGGATCTAGTACGGTAACTTTATCAAATTCCAGACTATTAATAATATCTGCAAAATATTTTAGTGTGAACACATCACAGTCTTTATGTATACGATCCATCCTGCTGTGGGGAATATAAGGCAGATATAAAGAAATATTAGCCCCGGGATTAATCCTTCTTAAATGCTTTACGGCACATATTAGGACAAATAATTCGGCATCATTTTTATAAAACCACTGTATTTCTAGCTTATCACCATAAATGGCTAACTTTAAAAGCAAAGAGCCATCGGGATAATGATTTATATTAATTTTTTGACCGTTAATTTGTATCATTTTATAACCCCTATTCGTTAAGAATATTAATTTGACACATTTTCATGGCTTTAAGAGCATTTCTATGGCTTTCTGGTGTAACACCGGCACAGCATGCTGCATCAACATTTACCTTTGCTTCCGGTAGAAAGGCTTTTATCATAATGGCATTAGAAATAACACAAATATCAGTACATAAACCGACTAATTCAAACGCTGCATCTTGATAATTAGTTGTTATTACAGACATTAAGCTAAGGGAACCAAAGGTGGGTTTATCTATAATAAGAGAACCTGCGGTGTCTAATTGGTCAGATATAGCCCAGCCATGGGTACCTTTTATACAATGTTCAACCGGCAAGTTTTTGCCTTCTTGAGTTTGAAGATAGTTTTTATCATGGGTATCTCTTGTAAATATAACCGTATGGCCTGCATCTTTGTATTCCTTTATTTTTCTTTTTACATTAGGTAGAATGCTTACGGCTTCTTTTGTTCCCAAGGCCCCATCAATAAAATCATTTTGCATATCAACAACAACCAATACTTTCTTCATATAATTACTACCTCCTTATAATTAATACAGACTTAATATTAAGATGATATTATTATTATGATAATAAGATGTCAAGATAAATTGGTAATTTTTTAAAATAATATGCAAAATGTTTTAATATATTTATAATTGGTAATAAAGCTTTAAATATTGCAATGGGTATATTTGGTTGTAATATGTCAAATTATCTTGTATAATTTTTATATAAGTTAATAAATAAATAGGGGTGGTAGTGTGAAAAAGGGTAATAATAGTCTTCTTAAGTTTATAGCAGGAATTGTAATGCTGGTTGTAGGTCTATATTGGTTTATGTCAAGTGTTACAGTTACTACAGGATTTTATAATTTTAGAATTGGTCATATAAA
This genomic interval from Herbinix luporum contains the following:
- a CDS encoding cysteine hydrolase family protein; the encoded protein is MKKVLVVVDMQNDFIDGALGTKEAVSILPNVKRKIKEYKDAGHTVIFTRDTHDKNYLQTQEGKNLPVEHCIKGTHGWAISDQLDTAGSLIIDKPTFGSLSLMSVITTNYQDAAFELVGLCTDICVISNAIMIKAFLPEAKVNVDAACCAGVTPESHRNALKAMKMCQINILNE
- a CDS encoding nicotinamide phosphoribosyltransferase domain-containing protein; protein product: MNTIPLLLCDFYKTVHSEQYPKGLTKIVSYFTPRMSRLIGEDKLIMF